The genomic interval TGAATTGAGAAAGTGGTAGTTGAAAGAAATGTTCTAACGATTTTTgattggaaaaaataaataaataaaatattaaaaaaagtataaatatttgattaactataattaataatatactattttaacataactgaaaaaaaaaatatgataagagAGAAATTAACTTAGAGATGTAAAGGATTTCATGGATATAAAAGTCAAACAAttagaagataaagaaaaaagtgtggaacaaaagaaaagaaagggttttcaAACTACGaacaaagataataatatatatatatatatatatatatatatatatatatataattaaatatgtttttagtcattTAACTATcattcaattttgattttaattcctatttaaaacatcaattgtttttagttttcattattttaaaacttttactttttgtCCTTAAAATTAAACGgcgttaatttttgtttgactcGTGTACGATGCTAAGAGTGGGTGCTGGCATTGCAGAACGACGGATGTgagtaatgaataatttattgtCCTTGGTTATCGTGACATTGCAGAACGAATGTTTAGAGGATAGGTTCAATATTTTGCCAAGACATTAAAAAAAGTAGTCTCAGCAAACAttgatatgttaaaaaatagaaCGCCATGAAGCAACAAAACAAAGTAACATCCAACATCCTTGATATAGAACGGATTTTGAACTTCGGAGTATAAGGAAGGAAAGATGAGTAGTCCTGAATGATTAAGAGCATATGCTTTGTGTACACTAATTATGTGTCAAATGTTCATCTTTGGTCTGCACATTAGAAGATGAGGAAAGCATCAAGgcaaatttttctttaatgaatttGAGTTAGGGACAAACAAACCactttgaatttgattgaaataTCATGTTTAAaccttgttttgttttgaaaaaacacATCCTAGCCTGAAAAATGTTTACATTACCTCccctgaagaaaaaaaaatgaaaaaatatatatatgaattagaAAGAATACGTGAAAGAATTATCAAATAAAGATTTAGAGTGAAAAAGTTAACAtatcaaaaagaaagaattatcAAATAAAGATTGGAAAAAGTATAACAAATattcttgaaatttttaatggaatttaagaaaccaaaataaatccatcaataaatttgaattactaacaaattttatagatagaattttaaaattttaattaccgACTGACTTATTATTtactagttttaaaaataaaaaaattcattaatagtatatatttcatttattgacaaatattttcAACGATAAAATCTatctataattttaaactttaaaatttgtctgataatttaaaatttttattactgataaactttttcattgataaattttttgataaaaaaaagccACAAATTTTTCATCCAAAAATGGAAAGTGTATGAAATGCAGAACCCAAAACGTTCACCATTTTCCTTCAAGATATCACATATGGAGGTGCAAAGATTAATTTCAGAGAGGTGCAGAAAGTAAAATCCATAAGAAATCCATCTTCATCTTTACCAATTTAGAAACCACAAAGGGTTTCTTCTCCAATAACTCCACATAGAAACCCTAGCCAGCACTAGATCCCGCCATCATGTGTCCTTGTTTGGCTAAAGCCTTTGTCGGCAAGCATGGTGTCCAATGTCGTCATTAGTGACAGAGAAGAAGGAAGGTTGAGATAACTATGACAATTAGACAATGGACTTGCGCATTGTTTCATTGTCGTCAAGGAATCGAATCGATTGGCTTGGCAATGATTTAATTAGACATGAAACCGTGAGAGAACCATCGCACTGCAACCACCGTTCAACATCAGATCTTTGCGAGCCACCTGACTACCATTTGCAGCAATCACCTGAATATGAACCTAACAAATGTGAAAGCAGATGCGAGCTTCACCATGACGCCAATTCACACATCATAGAACGTCGCCGAAGCAGTGTCAATGTTCACCATCGAACTTCAATTGTAGCACCTTGAAGATTTAAATCGTGAGCCATACATAATCACCATAGATCAAACGAACTTGATCTTCCCTTTCCTCTAATACCTTCTGATTTTCCATTTTTGATTAGTTTTTATTTGGGttctttcattttagttttgGAATAAAGATGGGCTCTGAGGTGTGGTGCCTGCGCAGAGGAGGTTAAGAAggatatagaaaaataaatggaaagTTAAAACAACGAAGTTCAAGAACCTGTTTTGCAAGATCTTTAGTTATAGTTCACACAGCccatttttcttcacttttaccTTCTATACGAACATGTTTATCCTTTAAATACAATACTTGatctttcataaaaattaaattatctttttcaatTATCTGATTCATGCTTAAAAGATTGCTCTTTAGCTCGGAAACATAATAAATGTCCATAGTCTCTCCAAGCCGTCAATCCTTCTACATATGTCGGATTGTTCTATGTCCTTTCACGGCACTTTGGAGTCATCTTCGAAAGACACAAATTCGGCCTCCACCTTAGtgagtttataaaaaaagttctcATTTTCACACATGTGATTACTTGCTTCAGTATCTAAATACCATATTGAGTTGGTAGAAATCTCCTCAACCTTCGATTTCAAGTATGGTCCAACATTCATATTCTTCACCTTCTACTCTAAGATCTTTGACGTCAACAGAATCcccatctcttcttcatctttttcttctgtaaaaaggtttctctcacttttcttcttAGCTTGACAAAACTTAACATGTGACCGAACCTACCACAATTATAGCACTTTTCTTCTTAGCTTGACAAAACTTAACCATGTGACCGAACTTACCACAATTATAGCACTTTCTCGATCTATAATCGTTTGCACAGTGACTGTGAttgccacacttaaaacactTCACTCCTGACCGATCTCCTCGGCCTTTCCCTTGTCCTATACTGACCAGTTTGCTCTTCActatcattctcaaaattacctCGGCCACGTCCACCTCGTCCTTGGTCTCCTCGTACTCTACCTCTAGGATCATTGGGTTTGTAGTGCTTGATCATTGGGttccctctttttcttcttcttcctaaGTTTGTGGGTCTTTAATGACCCATCTAACTCCTGCACAGTGAGAGTTGACAAATCATTTGTCTCTTCAATAGGGACCatgatattttcaaaatcatctaTCAGATTTCTCAAGATCTTTTTTGCAACCCAGTTAGGAGGAACTTCTTCTCCGTTCATTCCAagttggttggccatcttctACACTCGAACTATAAACTCGACAACTCCCTCATTTTCATCCATCTCCATATGTTCAAACTCTCTTCTGAGAACTTGTACTCGTACCTACTTCACGCTAATATCTCCTTTGTATGCCACCTTTAGAATTTCCCATGCATTTTTTGCTGAGTTCGCATTAGCTATTTTTCCAAATCCTGATTCATCCACTGCATTATACAAAAAGTACAAAGTCAATATGTTTTTCACTCATGTCTTTTTTAGTACAATAGTCTGGTTCACTGTCTGAAGCTAATCATCCACAGATTCCTTGTACCCGTCCTCCACTATGTCCCATACATTTTAGGATCCAAGAAGAACCTTTATCTGCAAAGACCAATTATCGTAATTGATCTTTTCGGACAATTGTGACACACTCATTCTGTTGACTACATTTGCCATCTCTCTCCAAAAAAACTCAAGCACTCACTTTTTTCCTCACTCTCCTCTCTCTCACTTTTTTCTCTTGATTCTCAAAAAAtaaagctctgataccactttgTTAATAATTCTCATGCACACACTCTGATGTTTTTCGTAAAATTGAGTCTACTCTTTCTATTCAATATTGATGGCTTTTAGTAGCCACATAAAATGCCAAAGACCAAAGACCATTTTACAAATAAAGTAATAACTAGAAGCATATATCTATAAACTTATCTATTCATTAGATTTGTAGAATAATAACTCCACCgaacaaaatgagaaaaatgtgAGTCTAAGTTCCACATtagatagaaatgaaaaaataaagcactatataaaggtgaaaaacaattttctataACCTTAGAGTCAAAACTTTGAGAGACTCAGAAGTGGAGGGTAAATGTCAGTGCATTAATACATTACATCTGTTCAGAGCACAACTCCTACATGAgctttaaaccaaaaaaaaaaaatgttttcttgacTGTAAACACTTCCTGGAACTAGCTATATTGGCAGCATCATATATAGCATTTAGTTAGTGAGAGAAAAACTACACTATCCCTTACAATATTGTTCTTTCAACGCCTTTCTGTTTGGCTAAAATATCGATCAGTATCTAGCGGTTGGTTCCAACGGTTGGAATCATGAGAGTCAGGAACAGATCCTCCATGTATGGGTGCAAATGCTGCCATGAAGTAGATAGTGATAAATGATAAGTGaagtattaatatataaagagaaaagtacTGACAAAATTGAATCTAACAACCAACAGAACAAAATTTGCAACTTATGCAGAAGATAGTTTGCTTAAGATTTTTCACACATCACATGGTCATTTCTAGCGATAGTTAATATACGTGATTTGAAAGGATAATTTCTTCGTTACCAATTGCTAGACTTAAATTTTGATTACTGAGGATTTACAGCACATATAAAAGGGTAAAATAGGTTTGTAAAACAGACTGACATCACTGCTATGTACAAACATAAGAATCTATTAGATAATGGTATTCACTTAAATTGCTCCTCCAGTACAAAATTTGAAGCACACATGATATGATTGTTTCAGAACAAGAATTATATAGCAAACTATTTTTGGCCTCAAAAATACTATTGAAAATTAGAATATCAAGAAAGAGATTTAAGCATGTTCATAGAgattatttttctcatattgACCAGCttctcttaaattaaaaataaaggcTAAAGTGGTGAGCATCAACCAAGGAACTGGGACCTTAAAGCGCTACAAGGACTTGGTAGACCAATGACGAGGGAAAAAGTACTAAGAAAGCAAATAAATCCACATTGGTTCAAATTCACATATAGAAGAATTGAAGTCTAAATTGGTCAACTACTTAATTAAACTTGAGGAATAAAGATGATGGATGGACTGATTTGCAAGACAGcccattttctatttttcctttgaAATTTTGTATGTAATTATTTCATGACTTTTGGTATGTTTTGGGtcagttcttttttttttcccacATGCTTCATGAGCCATTATAATAGTTAGTGGGGTTTTATTCTAGTGGATAATTAATTCccactaaattaaatatacaatagGAACTAATTCCCACTATCCACCAGAATAAAAGCCCCACTGAACACTATTACATtggaataaacaaataaaactgaCCCAAAACACATCAAAATCCATATGAAACTATTACattggaataaataaaaatgcaaagCAAAAATAGAAAGCGGGTCTTGTCCTGTAAATCAGTCCATCCATCATCTTTATTCCTCAAATTGAATTTAGTTAACCAATTTGGGCTTCAAGTCTTCCATATGTGAATTTGAACTGATTCGGGCTTCATTGGCTTTCTTAGCACTTGCCTTTGTCATTGGTCCACCAAGTCCTTTTGCTTCAGAGTCCGTGTTCCTTGGTTGATCCTCATCGGAAGGagaacaaaacataaaacaactaTCAGACAAAAAGCCTAAAGCTCAATTTACAGGCTGGTAAACAGGAGTCGAGTTGTTTATGAGATACTTTTGTCTTCTACTAGATTTTGTTAAGGATTGGCACTAACTTGATTTATGGCTCATTTAGCAAAACATCCCCATTAAACTCAACCCACTGACTGAACTAGCTGAATAACTCACATACAGAGAATACTCAGCCACACTGGCTAGTTAGTCTCTCAGCATGTTCAACATTAAAAAACCAGGAAATAGAACGCTTCTGCACCATGATGAGGTAAAAGATACCAGTGCTACTGTATAATACGTTttccattttcaaaaatttcaaagaataTTTCATTGAGGATTACTAGACTTCAGAATGGTGTGTAACCATCTAGAAACTAAcctttttctctcattcttctctctCGGTCATACTCAAATTTATCCCGAAGAACGCTAACTTTCTCGAAGTTATCAGGTTGTCTGTTTCTTCCAAAAGTCTGGTCCTGAATGAGAATCCAATAATCAGAGAGACAGTATCATAAACGTATACTAAACATTTCAATCTTAATGATTACAGCTATCTCAAACAAATATATCTAAAATGGGAGATTGAGTTAGAGTCAACTCAAAGCAAAGTGAAAATCAAATGATGCAGAAGATAATTACTGTGTTTTAATGTCACAGGGGAATTTGTCCCAGTTAACACAAATAAAGATGGCCTGTGTATCATTCCTTAAAAACTGGATACCAACaagaacaaatttataatttatataattcttttccCATCATGGATCATGTTAAATAAGACCCCTCAACTCTCATGCAGGGCTTTTTGAGTTGAAATTCCAACAGTCAAAGCCTAATAATAGGCAAAACTTCAATATAGgcaaaagaatttattttttatgtaatacaAAATGGCAACATGCAATTTATTTCTGATGGCACTTTATTCTGCATAGCTCACTAATGGTGGAACAATATCCTTAGAATCAAAGATATATACAAAAGCAAGACAAAAAAGGCAACTTCTATACTATATTTATATCATTGTACCTTACTATAATCCATCTGAGGCTGAGGTCTTCTACTCCTGAAATGCCATATAGCAGAAAACACCAAAATTAGACAGCATCTCCCCCACCCCCCACAAAATTTTGAACCAGAAAATTCAGAACCATAATAATATAGCTAACACTAAAATAGACTCTTCAGAATCTTCAAAGAATAATTGTTTGAATAAAACTGAGCAAGATGACCAGTTCAGTCCTCAACTTCATGCGAGTGACAGTAcaagaaaaatatcattttccaagaCACAAGCAGCCATAggtcttggcaagaaaggaaaagaggaaAGAATCAATAAAGGAGGCAAACCTGTATGGGGAGAAATCCCTATCATCATCTTCAGCAGACTCATAGTTCGCATGATCCTGTGCAAGCTTTTTGGAGTAACCCTCATCCCAATAAAGCCTCTCCCAGTTTTCTCTAAGTTCATTATACAGTTCCATGTACCTTTTACACCAAGGATCATGCTCCTTTCAATACAACGCAAGCAAGTTAGACAACAAtcatgattttgaattttaaatttcttattcataaaaaaatcataaactgaCAACAACTACCAAGTCAACAATGCAACAGAATTATAATATCCATCACATTTTCGCTCACGTTAAGCAAGGCAATAACCATGTAATGcaacttattataaaaattcaaactgaaaaacacaaaaatacaaaTGGGATAACAATGTCTTAGGTGTAAATACATTGATGGTCTGTGAAAATATCACAATATCTTGTTTTAATacctacaaaaaaaaattattcattttcagTCACTACATTTAACagaattaaatgaattttttttttcattacacaAGTTTTTAACCCTTCATAAGGAAACTAAGGGTTTGTTTGATTCATTTCTCACCTGTTGATTTTAAAAACtactttttccaaaataatGTCACACAACTTGGCAATCAATCTCTCATCCAAAATCTGTTACGCTTTGCATATTGCTtccaaaagaacaaaaacaagtgttcagaaaacaaaataatagaatCAGCTAAGAAATATTCTCTCACTTTTGGTCTAATTTCATCGAATTCAACCTCTCTCTCGATTCCAGTCCTTTGTGTCTTGCACCACCCTCCACTAACTATCTAGCAACTTGTTTAGTAGcaattgaaaaattacaaaacagtTTCCGGAAGTAAAACTCAAATAGACTCCAAACCTACATTTTAAAACAACACTGACTTGGGCTGCAAAATCAAGGCTTCTGAAGTCTCCACAACCACAATATCTGTCCACAATGACAAAATTGCGACCAGAATTGAGACTAATATTTAAAACCTTGAGTGTAAGAACTAAAAATCTTGTAAAgaccaaaacacaaaaaagtaGCAAAACCTTGGTCTTAATCTCTACATGGAGTAACACACTCTGCCAACATCCTAATGCTGCACAATCCTTCTCAACAAAACTATTTTAtcctaaacaaaatataattataaaataaataacagaaAATCGAGAGAAAGAGTAAAGGACTAACGGATTCCTTAAGAACGAGGCGTGTTCGGCGCATGAATTGCTCTCTGAGCTGCTTGCGGCGCTTGTTGGGGATGTTTTCTCGGGGGATCACGAAGCGCTCACGTAGCGGCACGTGATCGCCGATCTCGTGCATTTCGCCGTCCAACGCCCACCACTCCGACCGCTCCTCCGTCTTCCTCAGTGCCACCGGTGGCGACTTTGGCCGCGTTCGGGCGTACCGGAGCTGCCCGAGGAGAAACGGCGTCCTCAGTGGCCGAAGCTGAAACCGTTTCGCGACAGAGAGCATcgaaacaaaaccaaaaagagcaaaggaaaaaaaataaggtttatCAGTGGTTTTCTTTCTAGTGTTGTTGTTTAGTTCGGTTCAGTGCAGAAGAAGTGGTATATAAATTCTTATtactttttcataattattgGTTCAATTACTTCTATAAtaccaatatttatataattaatttaatttaattttatattttttaaactaaaatcgATTTTACTCTTTCTTGTCACTTGGAACACACAACTATTTACAAAAGATTAAAtcgatattaatttaaaattggaaGAATTTAATTAGAGcttttaataacataaatattttgcCTTTTTGTTGAGTTCCAAAACCTTCCAACGAATATCACAGgcttttagttcaccatttacCACCCTTTGAAGAGGAATCTTGAAAGAATTTCTCTCATAGAAGAATACGTGAAAGAGTAGTTACCATTACCGAAGAAGGATGGAGAGAAGAAAActacaaaagaaatgaaagaaaaaaatagaaattaacaaGTAGTTACCTTTACCAACTTAATGGAATGACCAAAATGAATTCTTTTCAATAAAAAGAAGagtaaatgaaagaaataaaaatgatgcTGAATCAACTTCacacatgaaacaaaaatatgaattaagccatatttataaatataaactttgGAATACTAATATCATTAGAATACGAATaatatatagaagaaaaaaatataaaaaagtgaattgacaagtgtattaaaataatgagactgtgtattatattataaaataactcaatattataaatagaagtttttAAAATCATCTCATTACTTAAAGCAAAGTTCATCTCTCAAATTCTTTCTCTCAGTTGTATCTATTTTCTCTCTAATTTTTCTAACTCctaaatgatttatttgatgATCAAGAGGTATCTAGGAGATCACAACAAAGTAATTTCTATTTCTATCCGATTGGTTTTTGTAATAGAGCAAGTATGTTTTGAGTCCTTTTTGCTTTTTGTCTTTTACTTGAGTTGATGCATAGAGTTTTCCCTTGCATGTACAATTCAATCTGTCTTCTTTGATCGACTCTCTTTGTTTCTCTTTCTGGTGTTTCACAGGTGTATTTATAGTTCCTTGAGTCGAAAGCAACGGAAATGCAGTTCTAAAGCTTGATAGGAAATCTTGTgaagtaagggaagctaaagtattttataatttagttattaaatgTGAAATAAGATTTGGTTGCTTATAAAACTAATGCATGTTGATTATTCTGTTAAAATGATTGTTTTGGAGTTTTTAGTGTTTTTGAATGTTGATTCTTGATTTGGATGATGTtggtatgatttgttaatttaatttggaaatGAATTTGGTTTCGAATGTTGTTGTTGAGATGTTAAAGGATGCCAATCTATTGTAGTATTGAGGAGAAATAGTTGTGCTAATTTATAAGTCATTCTAGTTATAAAATGAAGTGTTGATAGGTGAAAATTGGAAGTACAGGTTGTATGAGTAAAACTGAGCTTTTGGTGTTGTCCTAAGGTCATTTTAGACTGGTTGAGATCTTGCAATTTGAGAAATCTGATATGGAACATAGAGATAGTTCATTGTGGAAGTTTCAAGTGTTTTTAGTGTAAAATTAGGGGTTTTGATAGGTATTTTTTGAGTAAAGAGTTGGTTGTGTAAAACAAAAGTTTGGGGACTGTTTTGAAGTCATTTAGGACTTGTGAGAGTTGTCAAACCAGTAAAATCTGGTGTATAATGCATTAGAGAGTTAGTGAGGTTGTGTTGCATGATTTTGAGTATAATTAAAGGGGTTTTGAGTAGTGAATTTCTAAAAGAGTGAGTTTGTGTTGAATTTGATGGTCTAGAGTGTGTTATTGAGTCCATTAAAGTGGTCTAAAAAGGGTTGGGGCCTTCTGATAGCGCTTGAGCGCTCAAAGAGGGTGTTAAGCACCCGTTTCTGGAGGCGCCAATGTTAAGCACTAGCCCCTAGGCATCCGGCCACTACTGGACGACAATGCAACAATTTATGGAGTTTTCAGGGTTTTGGATGTctgttttggacgttctttaagTCATTTATGAGGTTTTGGATCCTTCCAGAGTTGTTGGTGACGGTTTCAAAGCTATTTTCCTTATATAAATGTGGGTGATAAGATGCcttaaagaaaattgtgttattatgtGACTTCAAATTACTTGTAAGGGTGTTTCTAGTTGTTTAATGTATAAGGAGAAGTTTCATGTGATAGTATGCAATGTTTCTGTGAAgtatatgtatattaatatgATTATGTATGAGATGTGATGATGATGCTAAAGTAATATGTGAGGTATGGATTTTTAGTATCATGTGAGAAaggaattccaaggaggaatatccTACTTGGTTACGTTATGTTATGTATTGAAGTAGGGGTTCCTGGATTGGGGAATGATCCTGACACTCTCAATAACCACATTTCATGTAGAGATGGGTGATTATGTCGTGGAGAGTGACAGAAGGTCCTAGTCTATGGTCACTAGTTTTGGCTATAAATGTTTGACGAATTAACCTTGGTGTATGGAATTATTGGTGGTGGTTGAGGATGCGGTTGTTATTGCTTCTGAGCAAGGTTACTCTACCATACACGGGTGCAGGTTCCTTATGAGTCTGACATTAATGCATCTATCTGGATAGTTAAGGGTTTCAAGTTACATATTAACTTTCATTACCTGCGAAAATCACTTAAACAGCTTtagacaacaacaaaaaacaccTCTAGCTCCACAAGATAGTCTATCTATACAGGTTAGGACATAACTGTTATAACAATTGATTAGTAGAGACTCATatagaagattaaaaaaatacatgcaacaaaaaacaaaagtaaaccaTTAAAAGAGAATAAACTCAACTTATCGAAACTAAGAAATTCATCggtttaaattaaagaatttatcatgataatcaattatggttcttcaattaaataaacatagaatcagagaaagaaaataatgtacataaaacttaaaaaaaaagtagaaataatatgtttttaaataataaaactcgtttaatattaaaataattgagtttcatattttaaaaatactatctATCCCAaaataccaaattttttttattattaatattctcACATGAATAACCTCACATAGGTCTGAAGGGTATAAAATCTTAGGTTTCTCATTAAAGATTTTTGAACATGATATTTCTCAAATAGCAGAaactttaaaactttattaacatataattattGCAAATGTTTCGTCAAGTCTTTATGTATATACATCACAAAAAGATTTGTTATAACTCTTTTGTCTCTCAAGTAacagaaactttaaaaaatgaaagaataaaattttgctaacatataattatttgttgCAAATGTTTTGTTAAGTCTATGTATTGTTACAACTCCTTCTGTGTATATTCAGTCACAACTTGTAAGCATGCATGTTTGACTTTAAGGTGACATCTCactgtaattttcttttttttatatatagtaaaaagACACTTTTCATGTGAACAATTATGTTGATCATTCTAAAATAAGCATATATGTCtcagaaaatatattatatttgtgtcacaatcttatttaaaaattttggttatttaatataaaataattgttgattattcaatatgaagaaaatataatttttaaaaatataagttaaagaTGCTATATGTAGATtatttagaagtaaattttaatgtgatttcattattttagtttta from Vigna radiata var. radiata cultivar VC1973A chromosome 9, Vradiata_ver6, whole genome shotgun sequence carries:
- the LOC106773721 gene encoding uncharacterized protein LOC106773721, with translation MLSVAKRFQLRPLRTPFLLGQLRYARTRPKSPPVALRKTEERSEWWALDGEMHEIGDHVPLRERFVIPRENIPNKRRKQLREQFMRRTRLVLKESEHDPWCKRYMELYNELRENWERLYWDEGYSKKLAQDHANYESAEDDDRDFSPYRSRRPQPQMDYSKDQTFGRNRQPDNFEKVSVLRDKFEYDRERRMREKAFAPIHGGSVPDSHDSNRWNQPLDTDRYFSQTERR